In Selenomonas dianae, a genomic segment contains:
- the dapB gene encoding 4-hydroxy-tetrahydrodipicolinate reductase, producing the protein MTKVLVNGAAGRMGRTVLKAVIDDAELELVGAVDITGGADAGELAGMAKNGILVETDLAAALNRLHPDVMIDFTRPDVVYGNVLTALAHKVSPVVGTTGLTEEQKAAIKAAADENDTPAFIAPNFAIGAVLMMLMSRMAAKYMPEVEIIELHHDNKLDAPSGTAVQTAAMIAEVREAHAQGHPDEEEKIAGARGAEYEGMRIHSVRLPGYVAHQEVIFGGLGQTLTIRHDSLNRASFMPGVVLAAKKVRGLTSLTVGLDKLL; encoded by the coding sequence TTGACAAAGGTTTTGGTAAATGGTGCCGCAGGTCGTATGGGACGCACGGTGTTGAAGGCTGTGATCGACGATGCGGAACTGGAACTCGTCGGTGCAGTTGACATCACAGGCGGCGCGGATGCGGGTGAGCTCGCGGGCATGGCGAAAAATGGCATCCTCGTGGAGACGGATCTCGCGGCGGCTCTCAATCGTCTGCACCCCGATGTGATGATCGACTTTACGCGCCCCGACGTGGTCTATGGAAACGTGCTCACGGCACTCGCGCACAAGGTTTCGCCTGTGGTCGGGACAACGGGGCTGACCGAGGAGCAGAAGGCGGCGATCAAGGCGGCGGCGGACGAGAACGATACGCCCGCATTCATCGCGCCGAACTTTGCCATTGGTGCGGTGCTGATGATGCTGATGAGCCGCATGGCGGCAAAGTATATGCCCGAGGTCGAGATCATCGAGCTGCACCACGACAACAAGTTGGACGCACCGTCGGGAACAGCGGTGCAGACAGCGGCGATGATTGCCGAGGTGCGCGAGGCACACGCACAGGGACATCCCGATGAGGAGGAAAAGATCGCGGGGGCACGCGGCGCAGAGTACGAGGGAATGCGCATCCACAGCGTCCGTCTGCCGGGCTATGTCGCGCATCAGGAAGTCATCTTCGGAGGCCTCGGACAGACGCTCACGATCCGCCACGATTCGCTGAACCGCGCGTCCTTTATGCCGGGGGTCGTGCTCGCGGCGAAGAAGGTGCGCGGGCTCACGTCGCTCACGGTCGGACTGGACAAGCTGTTGTAA
- the recG gene encoding ATP-dependent DNA helicase RecG, with amino-acid sequence MHLSDGISKVRGVGVKKASAFVRLGVQTVYDFLTYYPRAYEDQSRMTPIAQLRAGERATVLGVIQTVTEKQTRRRGFTVLTALVGDGTGYVQAVWFNQRFLKGKLREGQRILLSGKADYAYNGGGQLAFTNITSFEMLGAQETADEHLGILPVYAATEGLTQKQLRQMMDYTLTQAGDELAETLPQRIREEYHLIGRKSAFRRIHFPKHEEDLRAARRRLAFEELYLIQCGLLALKKRTSEEQEGIAHAANGELVARVLAALPFALTDDQEKVWAEITRDMESPLPMRRLVQGDVGSGKTVIALLALVKTVENGQQGALMAPTEILAHQHYDTLRELLAPFGVCVGFLSGRLTKKERTAAAAALAAHEIDIAVGTHALIQEGVTFASLGLVVTDEQHRFGVAQRSALEKKSTVTPDVLVMTATPIPRTMTLTVYGDLDVSRIEHLPPGRQPIRTFLRDERAREKIYAFVRKEIEAGRQAYVVCPLIEASEESSLPSVEKVYEELSHGIFHGIPCGLLHGRLKSAEKEAVMEGFYANHIKLLVSTTVIEVGVNVPNASILVVEHAERFGLAQLHQLRGRIGRGAYASYCILIAGRSAASQERLKIIEQTSDGFRLAEEDLRLRGPGQFFGAMQHGLGDLKIADVLADMDLLLLARRAALATLDDPAALSFVLPTLMRQYREQFEHMREV; translated from the coding sequence ATGCACCTATCGGACGGTATCAGCAAGGTACGCGGCGTCGGTGTGAAAAAGGCGTCGGCATTTGTGCGTCTTGGCGTTCAGACGGTCTACGATTTCCTGACATACTACCCGCGTGCGTACGAGGATCAGAGCCGTATGACCCCGATTGCGCAGCTGCGGGCAGGGGAACGCGCGACGGTTCTTGGCGTGATTCAGACGGTGACCGAGAAGCAGACGCGGCGGCGCGGGTTCACCGTGCTGACGGCACTCGTCGGCGACGGTACGGGATATGTACAGGCGGTCTGGTTCAATCAGCGTTTTTTGAAGGGGAAGCTGCGTGAGGGGCAGCGCATTCTCCTCTCGGGAAAGGCGGACTATGCCTATAATGGCGGCGGGCAGCTTGCCTTTACGAACATTACATCGTTTGAAATGCTCGGTGCGCAGGAAACGGCGGACGAACATCTCGGCATCCTGCCCGTCTATGCGGCGACTGAGGGGCTGACGCAGAAGCAGCTGCGTCAGATGATGGACTACACGCTCACACAGGCGGGGGATGAACTCGCGGAGACTCTGCCGCAGCGCATTCGGGAGGAATACCATCTCATTGGGCGGAAATCTGCCTTTCGGCGGATTCATTTTCCAAAGCACGAGGAGGATCTGCGTGCAGCGCGGCGTCGGCTTGCATTTGAGGAACTGTATCTCATCCAATGCGGGCTGCTCGCGCTCAAGAAGCGCACGTCGGAGGAGCAGGAGGGAATCGCTCATGCGGCGAATGGGGAACTGGTCGCACGGGTGCTTGCGGCGCTCCCCTTTGCACTGACCGACGATCAGGAAAAGGTGTGGGCGGAGATCACACGCGATATGGAGTCGCCGCTGCCGATGCGCCGCCTCGTACAGGGGGATGTTGGTTCGGGCAAGACGGTGATCGCCCTGCTTGCCCTCGTCAAGACGGTGGAAAACGGACAGCAGGGGGCGCTGATGGCCCCGACGGAGATTCTTGCACATCAGCATTATGACACGCTGCGTGAACTCCTTGCGCCGTTCGGTGTGTGCGTGGGCTTCCTCTCGGGGCGGCTCACAAAGAAGGAGCGTACGGCAGCTGCGGCGGCTCTCGCTGCGCATGAGATCGACATCGCGGTCGGGACGCACGCGCTGATACAGGAGGGTGTAACGTTTGCTTCGTTGGGGTTGGTGGTGACGGATGAGCAGCACCGCTTCGGCGTGGCACAGCGTTCGGCACTGGAGAAAAAGAGCACGGTGACGCCCGATGTGCTTGTCATGACGGCGACCCCGATCCCACGCACAATGACGCTCACGGTCTACGGCGATCTCGATGTCTCGCGCATTGAGCATCTGCCGCCGGGACGGCAGCCCATTCGTACCTTTCTGCGCGATGAGCGGGCGCGTGAAAAAATTTATGCATTCGTTCGTAAGGAGATTGAGGCGGGGCGGCAGGCGTATGTCGTCTGTCCGCTGATCGAGGCAAGTGAGGAGAGCAGTCTGCCCTCGGTGGAGAAGGTCTATGAGGAACTGTCCCACGGTATTTTTCACGGGATTCCCTGTGGGCTGCTCCACGGACGCTTGAAATCTGCGGAGAAGGAAGCTGTGATGGAGGGATTTTATGCAAACCACATCAAGCTGCTCGTTTCCACCACGGTCATTGAGGTCGGCGTGAACGTGCCGAATGCGAGCATCCTCGTTGTCGAGCACGCGGAACGGTTCGGGCTCGCCCAGCTGCATCAGCTGCGCGGACGCATCGGGCGCGGTGCATATGCCTCCTATTGCATCCTCATCGCAGGTCGCAGTGCGGCATCGCAGGAACGCTTGAAGATCATCGAGCAGACGAGCGACGGCTTTCGCCTCGCCGAGGAGGATCTGCGCCTCAGAGGTCCCGGGCAGTTCTTCGGCGCGATGCAGCACGGGCTCGGCGATCTCAAGATCGCGGATGTGCTCGCCGACATGGATCTTCTGCTGCTCGCCCGCCGTGCCGCTCTTGCAACGCTTGACGATCCCGCTGCGCTCTCCTTTGTCCTGCCGACACTCATGCGTCAGTACCGCGAGCAGTTTGAACACATGCGGGAGGTCTGA
- a CDS encoding threonine/serine ThrE exporter family protein codes for MEIETIKNAAQDSNKMLNHKMKILLDIGQTLMENGADCARIVRDMRRAAVHLRIPAHQIQSHVTYTTLMLCVSDGERSFTQFRKCLKHGVNLAVLAAVSKLTWRILRGNTPLHPIERAIDRIRERALCYPDWGIALGAAVGSGGSCKLFGGSWLEALVATIAALMGFIAHRTSTRYAFNPYACAMITGFVATIFAWIIPAALGLPTMWYALVACTIFLMPGFPSINAASDMLNRFTTSGMTRAMDTMLIIGGMTFGIAFAILVAGVHNISDVHIQPTDTYLNQAIAAALAAGGFSIMFNTPKKLLAIVAVEGIVTMLIRNVLMLEFGLPQSIGSFAAAAVVGIAALKIIHIVHTPNTLLIIPPVIPLIPCVLLYRLLFAVLHIQTISVEELLEALRFGVNGVTIILAVVVGVSIPNIFIQKRMEAQQQREIDAIIATRGDV; via the coding sequence ATGGAAATCGAAACCATCAAAAATGCCGCGCAGGACAGCAACAAGATGCTGAACCACAAAATGAAAATCCTGCTCGACATCGGACAGACACTCATGGAGAACGGTGCGGACTGCGCACGCATCGTACGTGATATGCGCCGCGCGGCGGTACATCTGCGCATTCCGGCGCATCAAATCCAGTCGCACGTCACCTATACAACACTCATGCTCTGCGTCAGCGACGGCGAACGATCCTTTACCCAGTTCCGCAAATGTCTGAAGCACGGGGTCAACCTTGCCGTCCTCGCCGCCGTCAGCAAACTCACCTGGCGCATCCTGCGCGGCAATACGCCGCTGCATCCGATTGAGCGTGCCATCGACCGCATCCGCGAACGCGCACTCTGTTATCCGGACTGGGGGATCGCGCTCGGAGCCGCTGTCGGCTCCGGCGGCTCGTGCAAGCTCTTCGGCGGCAGCTGGCTTGAAGCACTGGTCGCCACCATCGCCGCACTCATGGGATTTATCGCACACCGCACAAGTACAAGATATGCGTTTAATCCGTACGCCTGCGCCATGATTACGGGTTTTGTCGCGACGATCTTCGCGTGGATCATCCCCGCCGCCCTCGGTCTGCCGACCATGTGGTACGCACTCGTCGCCTGTACGATCTTTCTGATGCCCGGATTCCCGTCCATCAACGCCGCAAGCGATATGCTGAACCGCTTCACGACCTCCGGGATGACGCGTGCGATGGACACCATGCTCATCATCGGCGGCATGACCTTCGGCATCGCCTTCGCCATCCTCGTTGCGGGCGTACACAACATCTCCGACGTGCATATACAGCCGACCGACACCTACCTCAATCAAGCGATTGCAGCGGCACTCGCAGCGGGCGGCTTCTCCATCATGTTCAACACACCGAAGAAGCTGCTCGCCATCGTCGCCGTCGAGGGCATTGTCACCATGCTCATCCGCAACGTCCTCATGCTTGAGTTCGGACTGCCGCAGTCCATCGGCTCCTTCGCAGCAGCCGCCGTCGTCGGCATCGCCGCGCTCAAGATCATCCACATTGTCCACACGCCGAACACCCTGCTCATCATTCCGCCCGTCATCCCGCTGATCCCCTGCGTTCTCCTCTACCGTCTCCTCTTCGCCGTCCTGCACATCCAGACCATCTCCGTCGAGGAGCTGCTTGAGGCTCTGCGCTTCGGCGTGAACGGTGTCACGATCATCCTCGCCGTCGTCGTCGGCGTCTCCATCCCGAACATCTTCATCCAGAAACGCATGGAGGCACAACAGCAGCGCGAAATCGACGCCATCATCGCAACACGGGGGGACGTATAG
- a CDS encoding amino acid permease produces the protein MFFKKKTLEDFSAQRENSGMKRTLSTVDLTFLGIGGIIGSGVFVLTGIGAARYAGPGIVLSFVAAGLLCMLVGLAYAELASLIPAAGSAYAYTFASLGEGMAFLCGWSLIIGYIVTASAVAVGFSAYFSGMMASLGMEIPKALLTTAPEGGIINLPAVVIALLIGLLLAHGTKESSRLNTILISLTICAIIAFLVVTTPHMDLSKNMEPFLPFGTAGIMTGAAVVFFSFMGFDTVATSAEECKTPEKSLPIGIIASVFVCLCIYAVVAFVLTGTINYADLDRADPVAYCLRTIGYTGLANLVTVGILFGMITTLIVYIFGQARVFFAMSRDGFLPKTMANIHPKYGTPYFITLVGSAIIAFIAGCVPMLYIVELANTGVLAAFFIVFVGLISLRRNAPDLPRTFHFPMLYVLAPIGMAVCLYLIWALSLVTNITFIVLMIVGLLFYNSYAPSHRCWERK, from the coding sequence ATGTTCTTTAAGAAAAAAACACTGGAGGACTTCAGTGCGCAGCGCGAGAACAGCGGAATGAAACGCACGCTGAGCACCGTTGACCTTACCTTCCTTGGCATCGGCGGCATCATCGGCTCGGGCGTGTTTGTTCTGACCGGAATCGGCGCCGCACGCTACGCAGGCCCCGGTATTGTATTATCCTTCGTTGCCGCAGGTCTTCTCTGTATGCTCGTTGGTCTCGCCTATGCCGAGCTGGCATCGCTCATCCCTGCTGCGGGCAGTGCGTACGCCTATACATTCGCCTCCCTCGGCGAGGGCATGGCGTTCCTGTGCGGCTGGTCGCTGATCATCGGCTACATCGTTACCGCGAGCGCGGTCGCCGTCGGCTTCTCCGCCTACTTCTCAGGGATGATGGCATCCCTCGGAATGGAGATCCCGAAGGCACTCCTCACAACGGCGCCGGAGGGCGGCATCATCAACCTCCCCGCTGTCGTCATTGCACTTCTGATCGGTCTGCTCCTCGCACATGGCACGAAGGAGAGTTCGCGTCTCAACACGATCCTCATCTCACTCACGATCTGTGCGATTATCGCCTTCCTCGTCGTCACCACCCCGCACATGGATCTCTCGAAGAACATGGAGCCGTTCCTGCCCTTCGGCACTGCCGGCATCATGACGGGCGCAGCGGTGGTGTTCTTCTCCTTCATGGGATTCGATACGGTCGCGACCTCCGCCGAGGAGTGCAAGACGCCGGAGAAGAGCCTCCCGATCGGCATTATCGCATCGGTCTTTGTCTGCCTCTGCATCTATGCGGTTGTGGCGTTCGTCCTCACAGGCACGATCAACTATGCAGATCTCGACCGTGCAGATCCGGTTGCCTACTGTCTCCGTACGATCGGCTACACGGGGCTCGCAAACCTTGTCACGGTCGGTATCCTCTTCGGCATGATTACGACGCTGATCGTCTACATCTTCGGTCAGGCGCGTGTCTTCTTCGCAATGTCGCGTGACGGCTTCCTCCCGAAAACGATGGCGAACATCCATCCGAAATATGGTACGCCGTACTTTATCACATTGGTTGGTTCGGCAATCATCGCCTTCATTGCCGGCTGCGTCCCGATGCTCTACATCGTCGAGCTCGCGAATACGGGTGTTCTTGCAGCGTTCTTCATCGTCTTTGTCGGTCTGATTTCGCTTCGCCGCAATGCCCCCGATCTGCCGCGTACGTTCCACTTCCCGATGCTCTACGTGCTCGCGCCGATTGGCATGGCAGTCTGCCTCTACCTCATCTGGGCGCTCTCGCTCGTAACGAACATCACGTTCATTGTACTGATGATCGTGGGACTTCTTTTCTACAACAGCTATGCGCCTTCGCACAGATGTTGGGAAAGAAAATAG
- a CDS encoding threonine/serine ThrE exporter family protein codes for MTRAQFKSASEDDNRTLNHKMKILLDIGQSLMESGADCARIIRDMRRAAAHLRIPSDQIQSHVTYTTLMLNVTDGERSLTQFRKCMKHGVNLAVIAAISKLTWRILRGNTPINAIENAVTRVRQRPRSYPVWAAALGAAIASGASCSLFGGSLPESSVATAAALIGFIAHRLSIRNEFNPYACSMIAAFAATIVAWLIPFVLALPTMWYALVSCTIFLIPGFPIINAASDVINRFISSGMTRAIDTMLIVGGMTFGIAFAILSTGIANISDVHILPTDAYISQAFAAALAAGGFSIIFNTPKKLLAIVAFEGIVTMLIRNILMNEIGLSQAVGSFVAAAVVGISALKVIHIVHTPNTLLIIPPIIPLVPGVLLYRLLFAVLYIQTISAEEFLEALRFGISGITIILAIVVGVSIPNIFIQKRMEEQQQREIDAIIARRAAEE; via the coding sequence ATGACTCGGGCACAATTCAAGAGCGCATCGGAGGATGACAACCGAACGCTCAACCACAAAATGAAAATCCTGCTCGACATCGGGCAGTCTCTGATGGAGAGCGGTGCAGACTGCGCACGCATCATACGGGACATGAGGCGTGCCGCAGCCCATCTGCGCATTCCCTCCGACCAGATCCAATCCCATGTCACCTATACCACGCTCATGCTGAACGTCACGGACGGCGAACGATCCCTTACCCAGTTCCGAAAGTGTATGAAGCACGGTGTCAATCTCGCTGTAATCGCAGCCATCAGCAAACTGACATGGCGTATCCTGCGCGGAAATACCCCCATAAACGCGATCGAAAACGCCGTTACCCGTGTCCGACAGCGCCCACGCAGCTATCCGGTATGGGCGGCGGCTCTTGGTGCTGCGATTGCCTCGGGGGCTTCGTGCTCACTGTTCGGCGGCAGTCTGCCGGAGTCGTCGGTCGCAACCGCTGCAGCCCTGATCGGGTTCATCGCCCACCGTCTCAGCATCCGAAATGAATTCAATCCCTACGCCTGCTCCATGATTGCCGCGTTTGCCGCCACCATCGTCGCATGGCTCATTCCGTTCGTTCTCGCTCTGCCGACCATGTGGTACGCGCTTGTTTCCTGTACCATTTTCCTCATCCCCGGATTCCCGATCATCAACGCTGCAAGCGATGTCATCAACCGCTTTATCTCCTCCGGCATGACGCGTGCGATAGACACCATGCTCATCGTCGGAGGCATGACCTTCGGCATCGCCTTCGCTATCCTGTCCACCGGCATCGCGAACATCTCCGATGTCCACATCCTCCCGACAGATGCCTACATCAGTCAGGCATTTGCCGCAGCACTTGCGGCAGGCGGCTTTTCCATCATCTTCAACACACCGAAAAAACTGCTCGCCATTGTCGCATTCGAAGGAATTGTGACCATGCTGATCCGCAACATCCTCATGAATGAAATCGGTTTATCGCAGGCGGTCGGCTCTTTCGTCGCTGCGGCTGTGGTCGGTATTTCCGCACTCAAAGTCATTCATATCGTCCATACACCAAACACACTGCTCATCATCCCGCCCATCATTCCGCTCGTTCCCGGCGTCCTGCTCTATCGGCTGCTCTTCGCCGTTCTCTACATCCAGACCATCTCCGCAGAAGAATTTTTGGAGGCACTCCGCTTCGGCATCAGCGGCATTACCATCATCCTCGCCATTGTCGTCGGTGTCTCCATCCCGAACATCTTCATCCAGAAACGCATGGAGGAACAACAGCAACGCGAAATCGACGCCATCATCGCGCGACGTGCAGCGGAGGAGTAA
- a CDS encoding MFS transporter produces the protein MQMESKDILAVLGENPSRRDILTHWDPENETFWKKYGERIAKQNLYTSTWALTLAFVAWTMWATIAAQLNQIGFHFTDNEIFTLAALPGLVGATGRLVYTYLPAMVGGRNWTFISTALLLIPLIGLGNALTDTTTTYDTFVLLVAGIGIAGANFSSSMANIGFFFPKSQKGLALGINAGIGNLGVSLIYLTAPMLLGASFGGLFGDPLLSAAGKEVYIQNVCYFWAIPTALTLVLIWMFMDNLPIPKQSPRSMMSIFGNKHTWLITVIYTCGFGSFIGYSAALALLVNREFPEVSFAYAAFLGPFIGAGVRPIGGWVSDKVNSGSKVTFYSLLLMLVACIVTVMGIQAHNFALFFGAFLVLFFSTGFINAASFRMIPFVFDNPVHASLVTGFTAAIAAYGAFLIPKIFGWSYGTQGSVIPAFYILIAFTVITIIITYVFYARKGSGIKC, from the coding sequence ATGCAAATGGAAAGCAAGGACATCCTCGCTGTACTCGGCGAGAACCCGTCACGGCGTGATATTCTCACGCATTGGGATCCGGAGAATGAGACGTTCTGGAAAAAATACGGCGAGCGCATCGCCAAACAGAACCTCTACACCTCGACATGGGCGCTGACCCTCGCCTTTGTCGCATGGACGATGTGGGCGACCATCGCGGCACAGCTCAATCAGATCGGCTTTCACTTCACGGATAACGAGATCTTCACGCTCGCGGCACTGCCGGGACTCGTCGGTGCAACGGGGCGTCTCGTCTACACCTACCTCCCCGCCATGGTCGGCGGACGCAACTGGACGTTCATCTCGACCGCACTCCTTCTCATCCCGCTCATCGGGCTCGGCAACGCTCTCACGGACACGACCACAACCTATGACACCTTTGTCCTGCTCGTCGCGGGCATCGGCATCGCGGGCGCAAACTTCTCCTCGTCGATGGCAAACATCGGCTTCTTTTTCCCGAAGTCGCAGAAGGGGCTTGCCCTCGGCATCAACGCCGGCATCGGCAACCTTGGCGTATCACTCATCTATCTGACCGCCCCCATGCTCCTCGGTGCGAGTTTCGGCGGCCTCTTCGGCGATCCGCTCCTGAGTGCGGCAGGCAAGGAGGTCTACATCCAGAACGTCTGCTATTTCTGGGCGATCCCCACGGCGCTCACCCTCGTGCTCATCTGGATGTTCATGGACAACCTGCCCATCCCGAAGCAGAGCCCGCGCAGCATGATGTCGATCTTCGGCAACAAGCACACATGGCTCATCACCGTCATCTATACCTGCGGCTTCGGCTCGTTCATCGGCTACTCCGCAGCGCTCGCACTCCTCGTGAACCGCGAGTTCCCCGAGGTCTCGTTTGCCTATGCTGCGTTCCTCGGCCCCTTCATCGGCGCGGGCGTACGCCCCATCGGCGGTTGGGTCTCGGACAAGGTCAACAGCGGCTCGAAGGTCACGTTCTACTCGCTGCTCCTCATGCTCGTCGCGTGCATCGTCACCGTCATGGGCATTCAGGCGCACAATTTCGCACTGTTTTTCGGTGCGTTCCTCGTACTCTTCTTCTCGACCGGCTTCATCAACGCCGCATCCTTCCGCATGATCCCCTTCGTCTTTGACAACCCCGTGCACGCCTCGCTCGTCACAGGTTTCACGGCGGCGATTGCGGCATATGGCGCGTTCCTCATCCCAAAGATTTTCGGCTGGTCATACGGCACACAGGGCAGTGTCATCCCCGCGTTCTACATTCTCATCGCGTTCACCGTCATTACCATCATCATCACCTATGTCTTTTACGCACGCAAGGGCTCCGGCATCAAGTGCTGA
- a CDS encoding aspartate-semialdehyde dehydrogenase translates to MKKYRVAILGATGAVGQEFLNLIEERKFPFAELRLLASSRSAGKKIAFMGKEYTVQETTADSFEGIDIALFAGGAASKEFAPHAVKAGAIVIDNSSAFRMDPEVPLVVPEVNPEAIKKHKGIIANPNCSTIIMVMGLKPLYDLAQIRRIVVSTYQAVSGAGKEGMAELEQQVAALSTGKEPTANILPVGKLPKHYQIAFNLIPQIDVFMDNLYTKEEMKMIDETKKIMEDESLRITATTVRVPVYRSHAESVNVEFESAVSLDAARKALATFPGVVLRDNPSEQEYPMPLFTSGKTDVEVGRLRRDESADNALNFWICGDQIRKGAALNALQIAEYMIENGLV, encoded by the coding sequence ATGAAGAAATATCGTGTCGCCATCCTCGGCGCGACGGGTGCCGTCGGTCAGGAGTTTCTGAATCTCATCGAGGAGCGCAAATTCCCGTTTGCGGAGCTGCGTCTGCTCGCGTCCAGCCGTTCGGCGGGCAAGAAGATCGCATTCATGGGCAAGGAGTACACCGTACAGGAGACGACGGCAGATTCCTTTGAGGGCATCGACATTGCGCTCTTTGCAGGCGGTGCGGCAAGCAAGGAGTTCGCGCCCCACGCAGTCAAGGCGGGTGCGATTGTCATCGACAATTCGAGCGCGTTCCGCATGGATCCCGAGGTGCCGCTCGTTGTGCCCGAGGTCAATCCCGAGGCGATCAAGAAACACAAGGGCATCATTGCAAACCCAAACTGCTCCACCATCATCATGGTGATGGGGCTCAAGCCCCTCTACGATCTCGCGCAGATTCGCCGCATCGTCGTATCGACCTATCAAGCGGTTTCCGGTGCGGGGAAGGAGGGCATGGCAGAGTTGGAGCAACAGGTCGCAGCACTCTCGACGGGGAAAGAACCGACTGCGAACATCCTGCCTGTCGGAAAGCTGCCGAAGCACTATCAGATCGCGTTTAACCTCATCCCGCAGATCGACGTTTTCATGGACAACCTCTACACCAAGGAGGAGATGAAGATGATCGACGAAACGAAGAAAATCATGGAGGACGAGAGCCTGCGCATCACGGCGACCACCGTGCGCGTGCCCGTTTACCGCAGCCATGCGGAGTCCGTCAACGTCGAGTTTGAGAGCGCGGTTTCGCTCGATGCGGCACGCAAGGCACTCGCGACGTTCCCGGGCGTCGTCCTGCGCGACAACCCGTCGGAGCAGGAGTACCCGATGCCGCTTTTCACCTCGGGCAAGACCGATGTCGAGGTCGGCCGTCTGCGCCGCGACGAGTCGGCGGACAATGCACTGAACTTCTGGATCTGCGGCGACCAGATTCGCAAAGGTGCGGCACTCAACGCACTCCAAATCGCCGAGTATATGATTGAAAACGGGCTTGTTTGA
- the alr gene encoding alanine racemase, whose translation MPSRAAWVEIDLGAIAHNYKEIRRHMRKDARLCAVVKADAYGHGAIAVARKAIAAGAEYLAVATISEAMKLREAGFTTPLLILGLTKPDSSFDIVDANLTQTICRLDLVQTLSAEAVTQGKKVKVHLAVDTGLGRIGVRPEDAVHFARLVSAMPGIELEGIFSHFALADITDKSYTMEQIRRFQEACASIEAAGIHIPIRHIAESAAILDLPDVHFDMVRAGILQYGLWPSDEVTRPLDLRPAMRFCARIVYIKTIPPGTSIGYGRNFIAQRTSRIATISVGYADGYLRAYAGGCVEVRGKRAPIAGRICMDQCMIDITDIPEARLGDVVTLFGSKTLTADDLARRADTISYEVLCLVSKHVSRIYVK comes from the coding sequence ATGCCCAGTCGTGCGGCGTGGGTCGAGATTGACCTCGGGGCAATTGCCCACAATTATAAAGAGATTCGCAGACATATGCGAAAGGATGCAAGGCTCTGTGCTGTGGTAAAGGCGGATGCCTATGGACACGGTGCGATCGCCGTCGCGCGCAAGGCAATTGCAGCGGGGGCGGAGTATCTGGCGGTCGCGACCATCTCCGAGGCGATGAAGCTGCGTGAGGCAGGCTTTACCACGCCGCTGCTCATCTTGGGGCTCACAAAGCCGGACAGCTCGTTCGACATCGTGGATGCCAATCTCACGCAGACGATCTGCCGTCTCGATCTCGTGCAGACACTCTCGGCTGAGGCTGTCACACAGGGGAAAAAAGTCAAGGTGCATCTCGCCGTTGACACAGGTCTCGGGCGTATTGGAGTACGCCCGGAGGATGCTGTACATTTTGCCCGCCTCGTCAGTGCCATGCCCGGGATTGAACTGGAGGGTATTTTCTCCCATTTTGCACTTGCCGACATCACGGACAAGTCCTATACCATGGAACAGATTCGTCGTTTTCAGGAAGCGTGTGCGTCCATCGAGGCGGCGGGTATTCACATTCCGATTCGCCACATCGCAGAGTCTGCGGCAATCCTCGATCTGCCCGATGTACATTTCGACATGGTGCGTGCGGGTATTCTGCAATACGGACTGTGGCCCTCCGACGAGGTGACGCGCCCGCTTGATCTGCGCCCTGCGATGCGTTTCTGCGCACGCATTGTCTACATCAAGACCATCCCGCCCGGCACGTCCATCGGATACGGACGGAATTTTATCGCACAACGCACGAGCCGCATCGCAACGATCTCCGTCGGCTATGCGGACGGCTACCTCCGCGCGTATGCGGGCGGCTGTGTGGAGGTACGCGGCAAACGTGCGCCGATTGCGGGGCGCATCTGCATGGATCAGTGCATGATCGACATCACGGACATCCCCGAGGCAAGGCTCGGCGATGTGGTGACGCTCTTTGGCTCGAAAACACTCACGGCGGATGATCTCGCACGGCGGGCAGACACGATCAGCTATGAGGTGCTCTGCCTCGTATCAAAGCACGTTTCACGCATCTATGTGAAGTGA